A genomic window from Anticarsia gemmatalis isolate Benzon Research Colony breed Stoneville strain chromosome 24, ilAntGemm2 primary, whole genome shotgun sequence includes:
- the RhoBTB gene encoding rho-related BTB domain containing isoform X3, translated as MDNEQPHQELVKCVVVGDTAVGKTRLICARACNKHVSLSQLMTTHVPTVWAIDQYRIYKDVLERSWEVVDGVNVSLRLWDTFGDHEKDRRFAYGRSDVVLLCFSITNPISLRNCGAMWYPEIRRFCPNTPILLVGCKNDLRYMYRDETYLNYCKDRSPFIRAPRKSDLVMPDQGRALAHEFGIYYYETSVFTYYGVNEVFENAIRAALIARRQQRFWMTNLKRVQRPLLQAPFRPPRPIEPEVAIVNSTYLENMTTLLRQQYFADMVIICGAKGFPVHRFMLAGACEAFHRLLTNDCVSLSAELARSSSESSMVSSMGEATTGEFNEDTEYLIRQDQAKQMRVWDQIKRRSSCQILPLSDSCKKPPDLYREVNHPAILSIRVVKCDKIQHATSQTQTIVTMSKLISQAVMQEIINFIYTGTLDGSSFKQQSAAIGLLLEIRQAAELLGFHELTKLSQFILDQHLLFDKGFMLQFYMPLPSRLRDMYVERNLFADVTFDLDDGIHLAHRAVLMARCDPMKAMFQGHFRESTSRVISFPGVKMYAFHILLSYIYSDKIPPVDPHRCLELLELANRLCMNRLVNLVEARVIDQLQQMDRVCEDDQVVDIALSLLEPVKLHNAHNLADWCMWRLCGAYDKVCRARHLSAASRDYLSDNRYPPVWYVKEYDYYQKCVNEQSKEQKEIRPTTSLQANQQTGCLCFTSRARRDSAAPADVTTALCRSNDPLQHQPSAPL; from the exons ATGGACAACGAACAGCCTCACCAGGAGCTGGTGAAATGCGTGGTGGTCGGCGACACGGCTGTCGGCAAGACGCGGCTGATATGTGCACGTGCGTGCAACAAGCACGTGTCTCTGTCGCAGCTGATGACCACACACGTGCCCACTGTATGGGCTATTGATCAGTATCGGATTTATAAAGAT GTGCTGGAAAGATCATGGGAGGTAGTAGACGGCGTGAATGTGTCCCTGCGGCTCTGGGACACCTTTGGCGACCATGAGAAAGATAGGAGATTCGCATACGGAAG ATCTGATGTGGTACTCCTATGTTTCTCTATTACAAATCCGATATCTTTAAGGAACTGTGGTGCTATGTGGTATCCTGAAATAAG GCGTTTCTGTCCTAACACACCTATATTACTAGTGGGTTGTAAGAATGATCTGCGCTACATGTACAGAGATGAGACTTATCTAAACTACTGTAAAGACCGCAGTCCTTTCATTCG GGCTCCCCGCAAAAGTGACTTAGTAATGCCAGACCAGGGGCGCGCATTGGCCCACGAGTTCGGTATCTACTACTACGAAACATCAGTGTTCACTTACTACGGTGTTAACGAAGTGTTCGAGAACGCTATCAGAGCAGCACTCATCGCTAGAAGACAGCAGAGGTTCTGGATGACCAACTTGAAGCGAGTTCAGAGACCACTACTACAG GCGCCATTCAGACCACCTAGACCTATAGAGCCCGAAGTAGCCATCGTCAACAGCACTTATCTTGAAAATATGACAACACTACTACGTCAACAG TACTTCGCGGACATGGTGATAATCTGCGGCGCGAAGGGCTTCCCGGTGCACCGCTTCATGCTGGCGGGCGCCTGCGAGGCCTTCCACCGCCTGCTCACCAACGACTGCGTCAGTCTGTCGGCCGAACTGGCGAGGAGCTCCAGCGAGAGTAGCATG GTAAGCAGTATGGGTGAGGCCACGACTGGAGAATTCAATGAAGACACGGAATATTTAATCAGACAAGATCAGGCTAAGCAGATGAG AGTGTGGGACCAGATAAAGCGCAGATCGTCGTGTCAGATTCTACCGCTTAGCGACAGTTGTAAGAAACCGCCAGACTTGTACAGAGAGGTCAACCACCCCGCTATATTATCTATCAGAGTTGTCAAG TGTGACAAAATCCAGCACGCGACATCTCAAACGCAGACAATAGTGACGATGAGCAAGCTGATCTCTCAGGCCGTGATGCAGGAGATCATCAACTTCATATACACCGGCACTTTGGATGGCAGCTCCTTCAAGCAGCAG TCGGCTGCGATCGGATTGTTACTg GAGATACGTCAGGCGGCGGAACTGCTCGGCTTCCACGAGCTGACCAAACTGAGCCAGTTCATACTGGACCAACACCTGCTCTTCGATAAGGGATTCATGCTGCAGTTTTATATG CCTCTACCTTCAAGACTCCGTGACATGTATGTGGAGCGCAACCTGTTTGCTGACGTGACCTTTGACCTTGACGATGGCATACACTTGGCACACCGCGCGGTACTCATGGCAAGATGTGACCCCATGAAGGCTATGTTCCAGGGACATTTCAGGGAAAGCACATCGAGAGTG ATATCATTCCCCGGAGTGAAAATGTACGCGTTCCACATCCTCCTGAGCTACATATACAGCGACAAGATCCCTCCGGTGGACCCCCACAGATGTCTGGAGCTACTCGAGCTCGCCAACAGACTGTGTATGAACCGCCTCGTGAACCTTGTTGAGGCCAGGGTTATAGATCAACTGCAGCAGATGGACAG GGTGTGCGAAGACGACCAGGTGGTTGACATTGCTCTGTCTTTATTGGAGCCTGTCAAG TTGCACAACGCGCACAACCTGGCGGACTGGTGCATGTGGCGGCTGTGCGGCGCCTACGACAAGGTGTGCCGCGCGCGCCACCTCAGCGCCGCCTCCAGGGACTACCTGTCCGACAACCGATACCCGCCTGTTTG GTACGTGAAAGAGTACGACTACTACCAGAAGTGCGTGAACGAGCAGAGTAAAGAGCAGAAGGAGATACGACCGACCACTTCGCTACAAGCCAACCAGCAGACCGGCTGTCTGTGTTTCACCA GCCGGGCGCGGCGGGACAGCGCGGCGCCGGCCGACGTGACCACGGCGCTGTGCCGCAGCAACGACCCGCTGCAGCACCAGCCCTCCGCGCCGCTCTGA
- the RhoBTB gene encoding rho-related BTB domain containing isoform X2 codes for MLVFKDQKTFYSLCSMDNEQPHQELVKCVVVGDTAVGKTRLICARACNKHVSLSQLMTTHVPTVWAIDQYRIYKDVLERSWEVVDGVNVSLRLWDTFGDHEKDRRFAYGRSDVVLLCFSITNPISLRNCGAMWYPEIRRFCPNTPILLVGCKNDLRYMYRDETYLNYCKDRSPFIRAPRKSDLVMPDQGRALAHEFGIYYYETSVFTYYGVNEVFENAIRAALIARRQQRFWMTNLKRVQRPLLQAPFRPPRPIEPEVAIVNSTYLENMTTLLRQQYFADMVIICGAKGFPVHRFMLAGACEAFHRLLTNDCVSLSAELARSSSESSMVSSMGEATTGEFNEDTEYLIRQDQAKQMRVWDQIKRRSSCQILPLSDSCKKPPDLYREVNHPAILSIRVVKCDKIQHATSQTQTIVTMSKLISQAVMQEIINFIYTGTLDGSSFKQQEIRQAAELLGFHELTKLSQFILDQHLLFDKGFMLQFYMPLPSRLRDMYVERNLFADVTFDLDDGIHLAHRAVLMARCDPMKAMFQGHFRESTSRVISFPGVKMYAFHILLSYIYSDKIPPVDPHRCLELLELANRLCMNRLVNLVEARVIDQLQQMDRVCEDDQVVDIALSLLEPVKLHNAHNLADWCMWRLCGAYDKVCRARHLSAASRDYLSDNRYPPVWYVKEYDYYQKCVNEQSKEQKEIRPTTSLQANQQTGCLCFTSRARRDSAAPADVTTALCRSNDPLQHQPSAPL; via the exons ATGTTGGTATTTAAagatcaaaaaacattttattctctCTGTAGTATGGACAACGAACAGCCTCACCAGGAGCTGGTGAAATGCGTGGTGGTCGGCGACACGGCTGTCGGCAAGACGCGGCTGATATGTGCACGTGCGTGCAACAAGCACGTGTCTCTGTCGCAGCTGATGACCACACACGTGCCCACTGTATGGGCTATTGATCAGTATCGGATTTATAAAGAT GTGCTGGAAAGATCATGGGAGGTAGTAGACGGCGTGAATGTGTCCCTGCGGCTCTGGGACACCTTTGGCGACCATGAGAAAGATAGGAGATTCGCATACGGAAG ATCTGATGTGGTACTCCTATGTTTCTCTATTACAAATCCGATATCTTTAAGGAACTGTGGTGCTATGTGGTATCCTGAAATAAG GCGTTTCTGTCCTAACACACCTATATTACTAGTGGGTTGTAAGAATGATCTGCGCTACATGTACAGAGATGAGACTTATCTAAACTACTGTAAAGACCGCAGTCCTTTCATTCG GGCTCCCCGCAAAAGTGACTTAGTAATGCCAGACCAGGGGCGCGCATTGGCCCACGAGTTCGGTATCTACTACTACGAAACATCAGTGTTCACTTACTACGGTGTTAACGAAGTGTTCGAGAACGCTATCAGAGCAGCACTCATCGCTAGAAGACAGCAGAGGTTCTGGATGACCAACTTGAAGCGAGTTCAGAGACCACTACTACAG GCGCCATTCAGACCACCTAGACCTATAGAGCCCGAAGTAGCCATCGTCAACAGCACTTATCTTGAAAATATGACAACACTACTACGTCAACAG TACTTCGCGGACATGGTGATAATCTGCGGCGCGAAGGGCTTCCCGGTGCACCGCTTCATGCTGGCGGGCGCCTGCGAGGCCTTCCACCGCCTGCTCACCAACGACTGCGTCAGTCTGTCGGCCGAACTGGCGAGGAGCTCCAGCGAGAGTAGCATG GTAAGCAGTATGGGTGAGGCCACGACTGGAGAATTCAATGAAGACACGGAATATTTAATCAGACAAGATCAGGCTAAGCAGATGAG AGTGTGGGACCAGATAAAGCGCAGATCGTCGTGTCAGATTCTACCGCTTAGCGACAGTTGTAAGAAACCGCCAGACTTGTACAGAGAGGTCAACCACCCCGCTATATTATCTATCAGAGTTGTCAAG TGTGACAAAATCCAGCACGCGACATCTCAAACGCAGACAATAGTGACGATGAGCAAGCTGATCTCTCAGGCCGTGATGCAGGAGATCATCAACTTCATATACACCGGCACTTTGGATGGCAGCTCCTTCAAGCAGCAG GAGATACGTCAGGCGGCGGAACTGCTCGGCTTCCACGAGCTGACCAAACTGAGCCAGTTCATACTGGACCAACACCTGCTCTTCGATAAGGGATTCATGCTGCAGTTTTATATG CCTCTACCTTCAAGACTCCGTGACATGTATGTGGAGCGCAACCTGTTTGCTGACGTGACCTTTGACCTTGACGATGGCATACACTTGGCACACCGCGCGGTACTCATGGCAAGATGTGACCCCATGAAGGCTATGTTCCAGGGACATTTCAGGGAAAGCACATCGAGAGTG ATATCATTCCCCGGAGTGAAAATGTACGCGTTCCACATCCTCCTGAGCTACATATACAGCGACAAGATCCCTCCGGTGGACCCCCACAGATGTCTGGAGCTACTCGAGCTCGCCAACAGACTGTGTATGAACCGCCTCGTGAACCTTGTTGAGGCCAGGGTTATAGATCAACTGCAGCAGATGGACAG GGTGTGCGAAGACGACCAGGTGGTTGACATTGCTCTGTCTTTATTGGAGCCTGTCAAG TTGCACAACGCGCACAACCTGGCGGACTGGTGCATGTGGCGGCTGTGCGGCGCCTACGACAAGGTGTGCCGCGCGCGCCACCTCAGCGCCGCCTCCAGGGACTACCTGTCCGACAACCGATACCCGCCTGTTTG GTACGTGAAAGAGTACGACTACTACCAGAAGTGCGTGAACGAGCAGAGTAAAGAGCAGAAGGAGATACGACCGACCACTTCGCTACAAGCCAACCAGCAGACCGGCTGTCTGTGTTTCACCA GCCGGGCGCGGCGGGACAGCGCGGCGCCGGCCGACGTGACCACGGCGCTGTGCCGCAGCAACGACCCGCTGCAGCACCAGCCCTCCGCGCCGCTCTGA
- the RhoBTB gene encoding rho-related BTB domain containing isoform X1 gives MLVFKDQKTFYSLCSMDNEQPHQELVKCVVVGDTAVGKTRLICARACNKHVSLSQLMTTHVPTVWAIDQYRIYKDVLERSWEVVDGVNVSLRLWDTFGDHEKDRRFAYGRSDVVLLCFSITNPISLRNCGAMWYPEIRRFCPNTPILLVGCKNDLRYMYRDETYLNYCKDRSPFIRAPRKSDLVMPDQGRALAHEFGIYYYETSVFTYYGVNEVFENAIRAALIARRQQRFWMTNLKRVQRPLLQAPFRPPRPIEPEVAIVNSTYLENMTTLLRQQYFADMVIICGAKGFPVHRFMLAGACEAFHRLLTNDCVSLSAELARSSSESSMVSSMGEATTGEFNEDTEYLIRQDQAKQMRVWDQIKRRSSCQILPLSDSCKKPPDLYREVNHPAILSIRVVKCDKIQHATSQTQTIVTMSKLISQAVMQEIINFIYTGTLDGSSFKQQSAAIGLLLEIRQAAELLGFHELTKLSQFILDQHLLFDKGFMLQFYMPLPSRLRDMYVERNLFADVTFDLDDGIHLAHRAVLMARCDPMKAMFQGHFRESTSRVISFPGVKMYAFHILLSYIYSDKIPPVDPHRCLELLELANRLCMNRLVNLVEARVIDQLQQMDRVCEDDQVVDIALSLLEPVKLHNAHNLADWCMWRLCGAYDKVCRARHLSAASRDYLSDNRYPPVWYVKEYDYYQKCVNEQSKEQKEIRPTTSLQANQQTGCLCFTSRARRDSAAPADVTTALCRSNDPLQHQPSAPL, from the exons ATGTTGGTATTTAAagatcaaaaaacattttattctctCTGTAGTATGGACAACGAACAGCCTCACCAGGAGCTGGTGAAATGCGTGGTGGTCGGCGACACGGCTGTCGGCAAGACGCGGCTGATATGTGCACGTGCGTGCAACAAGCACGTGTCTCTGTCGCAGCTGATGACCACACACGTGCCCACTGTATGGGCTATTGATCAGTATCGGATTTATAAAGAT GTGCTGGAAAGATCATGGGAGGTAGTAGACGGCGTGAATGTGTCCCTGCGGCTCTGGGACACCTTTGGCGACCATGAGAAAGATAGGAGATTCGCATACGGAAG ATCTGATGTGGTACTCCTATGTTTCTCTATTACAAATCCGATATCTTTAAGGAACTGTGGTGCTATGTGGTATCCTGAAATAAG GCGTTTCTGTCCTAACACACCTATATTACTAGTGGGTTGTAAGAATGATCTGCGCTACATGTACAGAGATGAGACTTATCTAAACTACTGTAAAGACCGCAGTCCTTTCATTCG GGCTCCCCGCAAAAGTGACTTAGTAATGCCAGACCAGGGGCGCGCATTGGCCCACGAGTTCGGTATCTACTACTACGAAACATCAGTGTTCACTTACTACGGTGTTAACGAAGTGTTCGAGAACGCTATCAGAGCAGCACTCATCGCTAGAAGACAGCAGAGGTTCTGGATGACCAACTTGAAGCGAGTTCAGAGACCACTACTACAG GCGCCATTCAGACCACCTAGACCTATAGAGCCCGAAGTAGCCATCGTCAACAGCACTTATCTTGAAAATATGACAACACTACTACGTCAACAG TACTTCGCGGACATGGTGATAATCTGCGGCGCGAAGGGCTTCCCGGTGCACCGCTTCATGCTGGCGGGCGCCTGCGAGGCCTTCCACCGCCTGCTCACCAACGACTGCGTCAGTCTGTCGGCCGAACTGGCGAGGAGCTCCAGCGAGAGTAGCATG GTAAGCAGTATGGGTGAGGCCACGACTGGAGAATTCAATGAAGACACGGAATATTTAATCAGACAAGATCAGGCTAAGCAGATGAG AGTGTGGGACCAGATAAAGCGCAGATCGTCGTGTCAGATTCTACCGCTTAGCGACAGTTGTAAGAAACCGCCAGACTTGTACAGAGAGGTCAACCACCCCGCTATATTATCTATCAGAGTTGTCAAG TGTGACAAAATCCAGCACGCGACATCTCAAACGCAGACAATAGTGACGATGAGCAAGCTGATCTCTCAGGCCGTGATGCAGGAGATCATCAACTTCATATACACCGGCACTTTGGATGGCAGCTCCTTCAAGCAGCAG TCGGCTGCGATCGGATTGTTACTg GAGATACGTCAGGCGGCGGAACTGCTCGGCTTCCACGAGCTGACCAAACTGAGCCAGTTCATACTGGACCAACACCTGCTCTTCGATAAGGGATTCATGCTGCAGTTTTATATG CCTCTACCTTCAAGACTCCGTGACATGTATGTGGAGCGCAACCTGTTTGCTGACGTGACCTTTGACCTTGACGATGGCATACACTTGGCACACCGCGCGGTACTCATGGCAAGATGTGACCCCATGAAGGCTATGTTCCAGGGACATTTCAGGGAAAGCACATCGAGAGTG ATATCATTCCCCGGAGTGAAAATGTACGCGTTCCACATCCTCCTGAGCTACATATACAGCGACAAGATCCCTCCGGTGGACCCCCACAGATGTCTGGAGCTACTCGAGCTCGCCAACAGACTGTGTATGAACCGCCTCGTGAACCTTGTTGAGGCCAGGGTTATAGATCAACTGCAGCAGATGGACAG GGTGTGCGAAGACGACCAGGTGGTTGACATTGCTCTGTCTTTATTGGAGCCTGTCAAG TTGCACAACGCGCACAACCTGGCGGACTGGTGCATGTGGCGGCTGTGCGGCGCCTACGACAAGGTGTGCCGCGCGCGCCACCTCAGCGCCGCCTCCAGGGACTACCTGTCCGACAACCGATACCCGCCTGTTTG GTACGTGAAAGAGTACGACTACTACCAGAAGTGCGTGAACGAGCAGAGTAAAGAGCAGAAGGAGATACGACCGACCACTTCGCTACAAGCCAACCAGCAGACCGGCTGTCTGTGTTTCACCA GCCGGGCGCGGCGGGACAGCGCGGCGCCGGCCGACGTGACCACGGCGCTGTGCCGCAGCAACGACCCGCTGCAGCACCAGCCCTCCGCGCCGCTCTGA
- the LOC142983403 gene encoding DC-STAMP domain-containing protein 2-like — MAFFALLWKARTIEKYRLDYEKEKINSIVMGNTQMEQTLSQRWRHYRYDTQKRISRTFKKWYPEGSGVANFFLYLTTDQTFPNFLLKSLMGFVGGIVLTYLCFMFFVFQLSISLIHATIMSSIIGVLLTLGLAFSYRIRCLVFLLIPQFFSRVGRYTLTCYALVLILTGPATNTLKNSEVLSESMACAQEQIKSNVHRLNDLMKKPYNSMKDSIKQMTERLQVVAKQVKLMIIRLNRLVMSLVGVIKSSFSWLQSISKDCRAKLGAPYNRCRSLLQKGIADCKQALKPEVAMICNIAYITEAACATVKPFKTLCYVTDFMDEAILASIRKKLRDFTAQIRALFQVKIHIHHSYSFSNITRAASQGAAGIVTEIRNRADPLLTWLSWSSCVTSLFLLLIIFRAKNYQHMYETRSHFDNRYVTKEFQELDLKRQRQGRGTVLPLNRRERAKYITTTSFRLVASEKVYLTRSAVFMAVTTFKLLIHMVADYSLFWVLVTIRYHGKYQTNLIPGVPETGAYVTGDGFVARMFTSIVDTLNLPLSMPAPSLIPCLPDPYPPDFKRYSQIGVLIFLLWFFALFEPYGLRLRHLIMGQYRPERAKTRAAWLYNHILRSRAGFMKFARKKLHREYKYTTESSSTFSSWLADHVPFQWLKYLLGIGPKEPHCLLCGTTSSANDRDSQLTRCKTPRCPGIYCTQCYSDIGQLCTICMSPDDYGDQSDVSLEKGSSDDSDDESPDCGTSNTNANIRMSESQPGNRSRSKNTWKFFSRTQRTETQDIIPLRQHNGGEDKEMNTNKELVTKRHGRRRKKENKEIVMKNV, encoded by the exons ATGGCTTTCTTCGCCCTTCTTTGGAAGGCGCGAACTATAGAAAAGTACAGACTAGACTATGAAAAGGAAAAGATCAACTCAATAGTTATGGGGAACACGCAAATGGAACAGACTCTTTCTCAAAGATGGCGCCACTATCGATACGACACACAGAAGAGGATATCGAGAACTTTTAAAAAGTGGTATCCAGAAGGCAGTGGAGTTGCAaactttttcttatatttgACTACAGATCAGACATTTCCTAATTTTCTTCTGAAGAGTTTGATGGGTTTCGTCGGAGGCATTGTACTGACTTACCTTTGCTTCATGTTCTTTGTGTTCCAACTGTCGATATCGTTGATCCATGCGACTATTATGAGCTCTATCATTGGAGTACTCCTGACTCTTGGACTGGCTTTTAGCTATAGGATTAG ATGCCTGGTATTTCTCCTGATACCTCAGTTCTTCTCCCGCGTCGGAAGGTATACGTTAACATGTTATGCCCTTGTACTCATATTGACTGGACCAGCGACTAACACGTTGAAGAACTCCGAAGTGTTGTCTGAATCTATGGCATGTGCTCAA GAACAAATAAAGAGCAACGTGCACCGACTAAACGATCTGATGAAGAAACCTTACAACTCCATGAAGGACTCCATCAAACAGATGACGGAGAGGCTGCAGGTCGTCGCGAAACAAGTCAAGCTGATGATCATTAGACTGAACAGATTAGTGATGAGCCTTG TTGGCGTCATCAAATCATCATTCTCCTGGCTGCAATCAATCTCAAAAGACTGTCGCGCGAAACTCGGGGCTCCATACAACCGATGCAGATCTCTTCTACAAAAGGGCATTGCTGACTGCAAGCAAGCACTGAAACCGGAAGTAGCTATGATTTGTAATATTGCTTACATAACGGAGGCTGCATGTGCTACAGTGAAGCCTTTTAAAACCTTGTGTTATGTCACTGATTTTATGGATGAAGCGATTCTTGCTAGTATTAGGAAAA AGCTAAGAGACTTTACAGCACAAATCCGTGCTCTCTTTCAAGTGAAGATCCACATCCACCACTCGTATTCGTTCAGTAATATCACTCGTGCTGCCAGTCAGGGCGCAGCTGGCATTGTGACTGAGATCAGGAACAGAGCTGATCCTCTCCTGACCTGGCTGTCTTGGAGCTCTTGCGTCACTAGTTTGTTCCTACTCCTTATTATATTCAG GGCTAAAAACTACCAACATATGTACGAAACAAGATCTCACTTCGACAATCGCTACGTGACCAAGGAGTTTCAGGAGTTGGACCTGAAGAGACAGCGACAGGGCAGAGGAACAGTACTGCCCTTGAACAGAAGAGAACGAGCAAAATACATTACC ACAACGTCATTCCGTCTAGTGGCTTCAGAGAAAGTCTACCTGACTCGGTCAGCAGTGTTCATGGCTGTCACCACGTTCAAACTGCTGATACACATGGTGGCCGACTACAGTCTGTTCTGGGTGCTTGTTACTATACGGTACCATGGGAAGTACCAGACTAATTTGATAC CTGGAGTGCCTGAAACAGGTGCTTACGTCACAGGCGATGGTTTCGTGGCAAGAATGTTTACATCAATTGTCGATACTTTGAACCTACCGTTGTCAATGCCAGCACCATCACTGATTCCATGCTTGCCAGATCCATACCCACCAGACTTTAAGAGATATTCACAGATAG GAGTTCTCATTTTCCTGCTCTGGTTCTTCGCCCTCTTCGAGCCTTACGGCCTTCGTTTGCGGCATCTCATCATGGGGCAATATCGACCTGAACGAGCAAAAACCAGAGCTGCGTGGTTGTACAATCATATTTTAAGAAGTAGAG CTGGATTTATGAAGTTTGCGCGGAAGAAGTTGCACCGCGAATACAAATATACGACTGAATCTTCTTCAACGTTCAGCAGCTGGTTGGCCGACCATGTGCC TTTTCAGTGGCTGAAATATCTGCTGGGAATAGGTCCAAAAGAACCTCACTGTCTTCTCTGTGGTACTACTAGTTCTGCCAATGACAGAGATTCACAGCTGACCAG GTGTAAGACCCCGAGGTGTCCAGGCATTTACTGTACACAATGCTACTCAGACATCGGGCAACTGTGCACTATCTGTATGTCACCAGACGATTATGGCGATCAAAGCGACGTTAGCTTGGAAAA AGGATCCTCCGATGACAGCGATGATGAATCTCCTGACTGTGGCACTTCCAATACAAATgcaaat atcaGAATGTCAGAAAGTCAACCTGGAAATAGATCAAGATCAAAAAACACATGGAAGTTCTTTAGTCGGACTCAAAGAACGGAAACACAGGATATTATTCCTTTAAGACAACACAACGGTGGTGAAGACAAAGAGATGAACACAAACAAGGAACTGGTTACCAAAAGACACGGTCGAAGAAGAA AGAAAGAAAACAAGGAGATAGTAATGAAAAACGTTTAG
- the LOC142983468 gene encoding uncharacterized protein LOC142983468 — translation MKYLCSSIFGGPCNEKTCPRHAGKSEDANLSAGTQTPFKRCSVDHKDLKSVAQLSEKEKSKCNEIEMAKIKEIERHIERERQIQNELLQEQTRHKLRQLEISKELDQEVLRHKEKESALMCDDDTQTNYNSANIGTSAKLDLDAK, via the exons ATGAAATACCTCTGCTCCTCAATATTTGGTGGACCATGTAACGAGAAAACCTGTCCCAGACACGCTGGCAAGAGTGAAGATGCTAACTTATCAGCGGGCACTCAAACACCGTTCAAAAGATGTTCTGTAGACCACAAAGATTTGAAGTCTGTTGCACAATTATCTGAGAAAGAAAAATCCAAATGTAACGAAATAGAAATGGCGAAGATAAAGGAAATTGAACGACACATAGAGAGAGAAAGACAAATACAAAATGAATTGCTTCAAGAGCAGACGAGGCACAAACTGAGACAGCTGGAAATTAGTAAGGAGCTTGATCAAGAAGTGTTGAGGCATAAAGAAAAAGAGTCTGCGTTGATGTGCGACGATGATACACAGACCAATTACAATTCAG cTAATATTGGCACCTCTGCTAAACTGGACCTCGACGCCAAGTAA